In Azotosporobacter soli, the following are encoded in one genomic region:
- a CDS encoding transposase, protein VLGIKSKTQIKRWMSWYRNGETHRFQQPVGKQYTYKKGIEELSEIECLRLRIKQLEMHNEILGKLNGILGKQQRSNS, encoded by the coding sequence AGTCTTAGGAATAAAAAGTAAAACACAGATTAAAAGATGGATGAGTTGGTATCGAAATGGTGAAACCCATCGCTTTCAGCAGCCTGTCGGAAAACAGTATACTTATAAAAAAGGGATAGAGGAATTATCAGAGATTGAGTGTCTAAGGCTTAGAATTAAGCAGCTTGAAATGCACAACGAAATACTGGGAAAGTTAAATGGGATCTTAGGAAAACAACAAAGAAGCAACTCGTAG